In the genome of Anguilla anguilla isolate fAngAng1 chromosome 15, fAngAng1.pri, whole genome shotgun sequence, the window TATTTCAGTGTACTGtaaattctgaaattaaaaatatgaaaaatatattccaacttatatttttacaaacatttaattttatgcaaCTACCAAAGAATATattgcaaatgcatttcatttcacagtaTATCTTCAGCACAACCACACCGTATGCTTTAAATGTGGAAATGAAGTGACAGGgtatatatgcagtatattaaACATACGTGCCTTTGGAATTGTGCTTTTCCACACGTTAACTTTGAGTTCATGGTGATGACGTCCCTCAGACGATATCTGGTCACAGAAAGCCATAGACACAAGGCAGAGGGCCCAAGGCAAATCACAGATACCGGTAGTTATTCATCGATGGCAGAAATTCACAATTACTAACACATACTAGCTCTTTCAGTGTGGTAAGAGAAACAGTACTACTGTGATAAAGGAACCAGGAACAAATCAACATCAAACaggattttgtaaaatattaaaatagacaCACGTGCATATGAATGTTGAGAAGGATAAACTGAAATACGGATTAAGTTTTCTGTGGTTAATCAAactcttgtaaaaaaaaatctcaaacaGATGTAATGAATATATGAAATGGATGCATGTGAAAATACTGtttacagcacagaaaccgcTTTTGGTTGCCAGGGGCAGCGATTCTCAGGCAACCAAAATGGGGCCCTCGACCACACCCGGACTCTCAAACACACCCGTGGCCTTGGTTGGAGTCGTAGTTCGAAAAAGTGCCCTCATGAACAGGTGCCCCCCGAGTGATcccaaacctgccccccccccagttcctcCAGTTCAAACACGAGTGACTTTTTAAGGTATCCCGGAAGAAACCGCCCAACGGCCAGCCTTCCAACCAATCGCCATTCGCCGCACGGGGGGCTTAGCTGTACTGCAGCTGCAGCgatcggccaatcaggaggaAAAGCAGCCCCGCCAGCAGGCTGAAGAACACGCCCACGGGCGCGAACATGAAGGACAGGCCGTAGCGGATGTTGAGCTGGAAGTCCACGCAGCCGCTGGCTCGGTGGGTCACGTACTCGTTCACCACGTCCAGAACCTGGACCCAGATCACGAACATCACCACCACCGCCAGCAGGaacaggcctgagagagagagagagggagggaggggagggggggagacgggagggagggagagagagagaggggggggaggggagagagagagaactacCTTAACTTCAAATCCGGAATATACTACACActcaaactacacacacacatactacacacacacacacaccaaatggGGAGAAGGGAGGATCATCGTAAGGCAGGCCCCTAACTGGCAGATTAGATTCCTGATGGTGAGCAAGGAGAAGGGGCCGCTGGAATCTGCTGGATTAATTCCAAACAGGCCGAGCCTGGAGAAGTGAGATGGGTTATATCTGTGCTGTACCACAGCCCAACACTCTCTGTGAACACAGCCATGTTTCAACATACAACCCCAACTGGGAACgctggaatatatatatatatatatatatatatatatatatatatatatatatatatattttataagtaCTGGAATGGTCAGGGAACTCAGCTTGTAAGGCTCAGAGGTTGCTGGTTCATTTCCCAGTTGGGgcgtttcactccaacccagcaGTACAGTTCTTAACTTGAattatttcagcaaaaaaacCAGCTGCATGAATGGATCATGTAAGATGTGCATGTGAGATGTAAATGCAAATCtaatgatgatgaggatgaggatggtggcggtggtggtggtgcatGACTCACCAGCAGCGACGAAGAGGCTCCCCCCGGCCTTATAGAGGCGGTGACTGGCGAAGGGCGCGGCGCAGATGATGATGAAGCCGCCCAGCACCACGGCAACCAAACCCACCAGCATGAAGATGCTCCAGAACCCCCTGTAGACTGGGGCAGGGCAGACAGAATTCCCGTTGTCATGGCAGCGTTCGCGAAGCTCGAGAagagcaaggagagagagagagagagagagagagagaggagaagacgGGCGGCTTTTACTCACTTATGGCCGAGTCGTAGGTGGTGGCGTTGTGGGTCTGCTCGGACACGGGGAAGGGAAACAGGTAGGCGTGCATGCACACCTTGGAGGtgggctgattggctgaggagttAATGcgggaaaaacaaaaagttagGTTGAGATTTTGCgcttgatgtaaaa includes:
- the tmem182a gene encoding transmembrane protein 182, translated to MKLSVALFFAGFFAALGAVFFLLSFGTDYWLLASETCGPDPSGTTGPGGVILERGDVVVTDSGQDPTTFYHEGFFWRCSFGGKLEDDTMWKFWFTNQPTSKVCMHAYLFPFPVSEQTHNATTYDSAIIYRGFWSIFMLVGLVAVVLGGFIIICAAPFASHRLYKAGGSLFVAAGLFLLAVVVMFVIWVQVLDVVNEYVTHRASGCVDFQLNIRYGLSFMFAPVGVFFSLLAGLLFLLIGRSLQLQYS